The sequence below is a genomic window from Daphnia pulicaria isolate SC F1-1A chromosome 6, SC_F0-13Bv2, whole genome shotgun sequence.
CTTGGCAGTTCTCAATAATCGccgaaatatttgttttaaatttttagggTGTCGAGAGAGTGAAACTAATGCAACCAGTGGATCCATTCAAACCATACGTGAATCAGCTTTGAATAGAACAACTTACAATAACGTAGTTAGACTATGTCCTTTCTTCATCAATTTACCACCCAATGGTCAAATCCAGATGTCTTGCCCGTTCAATGCTTCCTCTCAGAATTTTCTTCTGCTGACAGTaagaaataattatataacTACGTTTCTGTATATGTGTGTTAAAATTATTCAGATTTGACActaattataattataatgATCATTACTAggcctttattattttttttttatgtttgctcGTTTAAATAGTTCAGATCTGCCagtgatttttatttcttccaatCTAAATTCAACAAGACCGCTACAAATAGAAATCAAGTAGATTTACTGTCGTTGCGGAAAATTACCGATACTGGTACTCCAATTGGTTGTAACTGGACCACGACAGCATCCACCACGGcaactacaaatttcaagtgtAATCTCTATCCTACTTATTTAAAACCCAAAACAATGTATggcactttttttaaattcaatatttaGACTGCGTTCACGTACAATCAACGGCCAAAAACGGGACCATTTCATCAATAGCTAAAACGACTGACTCAAACATAACTTGTTTATTTTCCGTCTTCGCTTCCCTTGGTCAGCGCATTCAGATATCTTGCACAAATGTCAACTTATTACGTCTTGACAGCAGTCTGATAGTAAGTGtattaaagttaaatttacaaattaaCAGGTCAGCAACACTCACACATTTTTAGTTATCCGAAAACGGTGAAATCGTTGCAAGGCCATCCTTGAACGATGTTTACACGACAATTACCAATCGATTAGATGTTATATCTATGTTAAGCAAAGGTGATTCGTTTCGATGTAACTGGACGACGGTAAAAATCCCGCCAACGACTAATTTCAAATGTAATATTTCAGCTGCAGCACTTTAGAAATGCTTTGTCTGTTCTAATTAAAAAGTGTTTTGAATATTTCGTGTCTTCTATGTTTAGTATGCCGAGATGGAGAGGCAAAGGTAGCCCCTGGATCAATTACACCTTTTATTAAAACAATAGTAGGAGGAGAACCTAGGATATGTCGCTTTTCCATCGTCGCACCTTTGAATAAACGGGTTCGATTGTTTTGCCCGG
It includes:
- the LOC124343651 gene encoding uncharacterized protein LOC124343651 — translated: MKLSLMFFFIFCLAVIAVKAQTKTTLKLTTTKAGVKPVTKTAASAVKSYKVCRDKTSTATSGSIQPLDGLKPVATGPPKNCNFTITAPTNQHVQMSCSLAKLTVTSTYFNESLLSTFSSSLMLDGTLDIYYNNIIVPNRVYTSYKNKMTVNYRVLNATDKFDCKWTTIKAPTTTRDFKWCRESETNATSGSIQTIRESALNRTTYNNVVRLCPFFINLPPNGQIQMSCPFNASSQNFLLLTFRSASDFYFFQSKFNKTATNRNQVDLLSLRKITDTGTPIGCNWTTTASTTATTNFKYCVHVQSTAKNGTISSIAKTTDSNITCLFSVFASLGQRIQISCTNVNLLRLDSSLILSENGEIVARPSLNDVYTTITNRLDVISMLSKGDSFRCNWTTVKIPPTTNFKLCRDGEAKVAPGSITPFIKTIVGGEPRICRFSIVAPLNKRVRLFCPVSSIDITLFEFKPFTSIIDISVVNKVYTSTRNEMNLLSVIRSSFELNCTWKFV